One Cytobacillus sp. IB215665 genomic window carries:
- a CDS encoding class I SAM-dependent methyltransferase translates to MNELEYKDFYDKVGKVNGWDFSKLKSTSEGVKWHFYDEVVKRCKRSDVLLDIGTGGGENVLEIARSANFLVGVDISSGMMETAQANLAKSNVSNVRFCQLPSDNLQFPAEFFDIVSCCHAPFNAKEISKVLKKGGIFLTQQVSEGDKLNLKTAFGRGQSFGEEDGTLQESYVQELIKAGFSNVQTFDENAFVYYERPEDLIFLLKHTPIIPRFGEEKQDLDILKDFIKQNNTSKGICSNSKRFLIIATK, encoded by the coding sequence ATGAATGAATTAGAATATAAAGATTTTTATGACAAAGTTGGAAAAGTAAATGGTTGGGATTTTAGTAAATTGAAGTCCACTTCAGAAGGAGTAAAATGGCATTTTTATGATGAAGTAGTGAAAAGGTGCAAACGTTCTGATGTATTGCTTGATATTGGTACAGGTGGCGGAGAAAATGTGTTGGAAATTGCTCGTTCAGCAAATTTCTTGGTTGGAGTAGATATATCTAGTGGAATGATGGAAACAGCTCAAGCAAATCTTGCGAAATCAAATGTTTCAAATGTACGGTTTTGTCAATTACCATCGGATAATTTACAATTTCCTGCAGAGTTTTTTGATATCGTTTCATGCTGTCATGCCCCATTTAATGCAAAGGAAATTTCAAAGGTATTAAAGAAAGGCGGAATTTTTTTAACACAACAAGTCAGTGAGGGTGACAAACTAAATTTAAAAACAGCATTTGGTCGCGGACAATCGTTTGGAGAAGAGGATGGAACATTACAAGAAAGCTATGTACAAGAATTAATCAAAGCAGGTTTTTCAAATGTCCAAACCTTCGATGAAAATGCTTTTGTTTATTACGAAAGACCAGAAGACCTTATTTTTCTGTTAAAGCATACACCTATTATTCCTAGATTTGGAGAGGAAAAGCAAGACTTAGACATATTGAAGGACTTTATAAAACAAAATAATACTAGTAAAGGAATTTGTTCGAATTCTAAACGATTCCTTATAATAGCAACTAAATGA
- a CDS encoding penicillin-binding protein 2, with protein MKKKQKNNKKKRNHLPFRLNVLFFIVFLLFSTLILKLGLTQIVYGEDYRREIEKKEEVTISASVPRGKIYDRNGKVIVDNLPLNAITYTGYQGTTAEESLKVARDLAIFIDKDTKDVTERDKKDFWMLTHPEEALEKVTDAELKKLDDGDLEATDIYRLQLDRITEEELATITGQELEVLAIYREFNGYALTPQIVKSNSENENDEVSEEEYAVVSEHLSQLPGVDTTTDWVRDYPYGDTFRTVLGNITSSKEGLPSEVASYYVAKEYSRNDRVGKSYIEKQYEDVLHGQKEKVKNITDKAGNPLTQEVITEGANGKDLVLSIDMDLQIAVEKIIEEELVTAKSKPGAAFLDRAFVVMMNPITGEVLSLAGKQYVKNDQGEVEFLDFARGTFQLSYEMGSTVKGATVLTGFETNAIRPGTTFIDSPLNINGLPKGSYKVLGPVNDLDALKRSSNVYMFYTAIEIGEGNYAYGKPLYINTAAFDTFRYYFSQFGLGVKTGIDLPGEQTGFAGTGKLPGLLLDLSIGQYDTYTPLQLAQYVSTIANGGYRVKPQIVKDIHQPAADQNGLGPILKEFEPEILNRVDMKKEYIEQVQEGFRQVMQESGGTAVGSFGDKPYKPAGKTGTAQVDVDMSENVAYAHNLTLIGYAPYDNPEVAFSVVAPTADYGNSNTFINLNIGERILDEYFNLKQQRANGTEQEVIDEVESELTDSTSEDENE; from the coding sequence ATGAAAAAGAAACAGAAAAACAATAAGAAGAAAAGGAATCATCTCCCATTTCGATTGAATGTGCTATTTTTTATCGTCTTTTTACTATTTTCAACATTGATTTTAAAACTTGGACTTACTCAAATCGTTTATGGGGAAGATTATCGCCGTGAAATTGAAAAAAAAGAAGAGGTGACTATAAGTGCTTCTGTTCCAAGAGGGAAAATATATGATAGGAACGGTAAAGTCATTGTAGACAATTTACCGTTAAACGCAATTACATATACTGGTTATCAAGGTACAACAGCCGAGGAGAGCCTTAAGGTTGCGAGAGATCTAGCAATTTTTATTGACAAAGATACTAAAGATGTTACTGAACGTGATAAAAAAGACTTTTGGATGTTAACTCATCCTGAAGAAGCTTTAGAAAAAGTTACAGATGCAGAATTAAAGAAACTAGATGATGGTGATCTTGAAGCCACAGATATATACAGGCTTCAGCTTGACAGAATTACTGAAGAGGAGCTTGCAACAATTACAGGTCAGGAGCTTGAGGTACTTGCAATTTATCGTGAATTTAACGGTTATGCTCTGACACCACAAATTGTAAAAAGTAACAGTGAAAATGAGAATGATGAAGTTTCTGAAGAGGAATATGCAGTTGTAAGTGAACATTTATCACAATTGCCAGGTGTAGATACGACTACAGATTGGGTGCGTGATTACCCGTATGGTGATACCTTTCGAACCGTATTAGGAAATATTACATCATCAAAGGAAGGGTTACCTTCTGAAGTAGCAAGCTATTATGTCGCTAAAGAATATAGTCGTAATGACCGTGTAGGTAAAAGCTATATTGAAAAGCAATACGAAGATGTTCTACATGGTCAAAAAGAGAAGGTTAAAAATATTACAGACAAGGCAGGTAATCCTCTTACTCAGGAAGTTATTACAGAAGGTGCAAATGGTAAAGATCTTGTTCTTTCTATTGATATGGATTTGCAAATTGCCGTTGAAAAAATTATTGAAGAGGAATTAGTAACTGCAAAAAGCAAACCTGGAGCTGCATTTTTAGACCGTGCCTTTGTCGTTATGATGAACCCTATTACTGGTGAAGTACTATCATTAGCTGGGAAGCAATATGTGAAAAATGATCAAGGTGAAGTAGAATTTTTAGATTTTGCTAGGGGAACTTTTCAATTGTCGTATGAGATGGGTTCAACAGTAAAAGGTGCGACAGTGTTAACAGGCTTTGAAACAAATGCAATTAGACCAGGTACAACCTTTATTGATAGTCCATTGAATATTAATGGTTTACCAAAAGGATCATATAAAGTGTTAGGTCCTGTAAATGACCTTGATGCGCTTAAAAGATCTTCTAATGTCTATATGTTTTATACTGCAATTGAGATAGGTGAAGGTAATTATGCTTATGGAAAGCCATTGTATATAAATACAGCTGCTTTTGATACGTTTCGCTATTATTTTAGTCAATTTGGTCTAGGGGTAAAAACAGGGATTGATTTACCTGGTGAACAAACTGGGTTTGCTGGAACAGGTAAACTTCCAGGTTTATTATTGGATCTATCTATTGGGCAATATGACACGTATACACCACTCCAGCTAGCACAATATGTATCTACTATTGCTAATGGTGGTTACAGGGTAAAACCACAAATTGTCAAGGATATTCATCAACCAGCTGCTGATCAAAATGGACTTGGTCCTATTTTAAAAGAATTTGAACCTGAAATTTTAAATAGAGTTGATATGAAAAAAGAGTATATTGAACAAGTGCAAGAGGGGTTTCGTCAAGTAATGCAAGAATCTGGAGGTACTGCTGTAGGTTCTTTTGGAGACAAACCTTATAAACCGGCTGGGAAAACAGGAACCGCTCAAGTAGATGTAGATATGTCGGAAAATGTAGCTTATGCTCATAATCTAACTCTTATTGGTTATGCACCTTATGACAATCCAGAGGTTGCATTTTCGGTTGTCGCGCCTACTGCAGACTACGGGAATAGTAATACTTTCATAAATTTAAACATAGGCGAGAGAATTTTAGATGAATACTTCAATTTAAAGCAACAAAGAGCCAATGGTACGGAACAAGAAGTTATCGATGAGGTTGAGTCTGAATTAACCGATTCCACAAGTGAAGATGAAAATGAGTAG
- a CDS encoding NUDIX hydrolase, translating to MTPIKKAYGYVTRMREGKTQVLVFQHPIFEAGIQIPKGTVKPHEDTYHAVIREIEEETGLKNFHVEYLIAEDLWENDDGAIHHRFFYKISVTTASNEWDYEPTGGGEEEGLTFQFFWISSENEVELIRGHGDYLKLVFD from the coding sequence TTGACACCGATAAAAAAAGCATATGGGTATGTTACTAGAATGAGAGAAGGAAAAACACAAGTTTTAGTCTTTCAACACCCAATATTTGAAGCGGGAATACAAATACCAAAAGGCACAGTTAAACCACATGAAGATACTTATCATGCTGTAATAAGAGAGATTGAAGAAGAGACTGGACTGAAAAACTTTCATGTTGAATATTTAATTGCGGAAGACTTATGGGAAAATGATGATGGGGCTATACATCATCGGTTTTTTTATAAAATTTCTGTAACGACTGCATCAAATGAATGGGACTACGAGCCAACAGGCGGGGGTGAGGAAGAAGGACTAACGTTCCAGTTTTTCTGGATTTCTTCAGAAAATGAGGTTGAACTTATTAGAGGACATGGTGATTATTTAAAGCTTGTCTTTGATTGA
- a CDS encoding histidine--tRNA ligase produces the protein MKKMAYQNVKGTKDYLPSAEIIRRDIKRTLEDVFIKYGCKPLETPILNYSELLASKYGGGAEILEEMYTLSDRGARGLALRYDLTIPFAKVVALNPTLRMPMKRYEIGKVFRDGPIKTGRLREFTQCDVDIVGVESQLAEAELIIMALDAFRQLDLDIIIQYNNRKLLTGILEVFQTEEKKINKVVMILDKLEKVGLDNVINELDELGLSKLTIKSIKQFITANNNTSYSYFQSLSEQNERVKQGLNELQELENYLELLDASERCEFNPFLARGLEIYTGTIYEVFLADLSLKSSIGSGGRYDNAIGGLIGTNEKYSTVGISFGLDAIYTATSVSKELTNKTDIDYYLIPINTERECLLVAHYLRNQGNKVEMEMSNKKLGKALVKANKEKIPYVIIVGEDEVKKNQLKIKNMFSGEEKFEPFQFNS, from the coding sequence ATGAAAAAAATGGCTTATCAAAATGTCAAAGGAACCAAAGATTACTTACCAAGTGCTGAAATAATTAGAAGAGATATTAAAAGAACGTTAGAAGATGTATTTATTAAATACGGATGCAAACCACTAGAGACACCTATTTTAAATTATTCGGAATTACTTGCTTCTAAGTATGGAGGTGGAGCTGAAATATTAGAAGAAATGTATACATTATCTGACAGAGGAGCAAGAGGTTTGGCTTTAAGATATGACCTCACAATACCGTTTGCCAAAGTAGTTGCGTTAAATCCAACTTTGAGGATGCCTATGAAAAGATATGAAATTGGTAAAGTATTCAGGGATGGACCTATAAAAACAGGTAGACTTAGAGAATTTACGCAGTGTGATGTTGATATTGTTGGAGTAGAATCACAATTAGCTGAAGCTGAATTAATAATCATGGCATTGGATGCCTTCCGCCAACTTGATTTAGATATCATTATCCAATATAACAATAGAAAATTACTAACTGGCATATTGGAAGTATTTCAAACAGAGGAAAAAAAGATTAATAAAGTTGTGATGATATTAGATAAACTTGAAAAGGTTGGCTTAGACAATGTAATAAATGAGCTTGATGAACTTGGACTGTCGAAGTTAACGATTAAATCGATAAAACAATTTATCACTGCTAACAATAATACAAGCTACAGTTACTTTCAATCACTCTCCGAACAAAATGAACGAGTAAAACAAGGGCTTAATGAATTACAAGAGCTTGAGAATTATTTAGAATTACTTGATGCTAGTGAGCGATGTGAATTTAACCCATTTTTAGCAAGAGGGTTAGAAATATACACAGGTACGATCTATGAAGTTTTTTTAGCTGATTTATCACTAAAATCAAGTATCGGGAGTGGTGGGAGGTATGACAATGCAATTGGTGGACTTATTGGAACGAATGAAAAATATTCCACAGTCGGAATTTCCTTTGGTTTAGACGCCATATATACAGCAACGAGTGTGTCTAAAGAATTAACTAACAAGACGGATATAGATTATTATTTAATACCAATAAACACAGAGAGAGAATGCTTGTTAGTAGCCCACTATTTAAGAAATCAAGGTAATAAAGTTGAAATGGAAATGAGTAACAAAAAATTAGGAAAGGCGCTTGTTAAGGCAAACAAAGAGAAAATTCCTTATGTGATTATTGTCGGAGAAGATGAAGTGAAGAAAAATCAACTTAAAATAAAAAATATGTTTTCAGGAGAAGAGAAGTTTGAACCTTTTCAATTTAATAGTTAA
- a CDS encoding NUDIX hydrolase: MKRVDVAYVLIFDEHEEQVLLVKNKGEKTSYYTLPGGAVEQEETLQDAAIREVREETGFVVELDGIFSISEAFFEESGNHAVFFTFRGKIIGGEMGISLPEEIEEITWMESSKAEQYVHITNEKGLIKSKSSAPYLLRGRVSHKY; this comes from the coding sequence GTGAAAAGAGTAGACGTTGCATACGTACTCATCTTTGATGAGCATGAGGAACAAGTATTGCTGGTTAAAAATAAGGGCGAAAAGACCTCTTACTATACTTTACCAGGAGGGGCAGTAGAACAAGAAGAAACCCTGCAAGATGCTGCAATCCGTGAAGTTAGAGAAGAAACAGGGTTTGTCGTTGAATTAGACGGCATATTTTCTATAAGTGAAGCATTCTTTGAAGAAAGTGGTAACCACGCTGTTTTTTTTACTTTTAGGGGAAAAATAATAGGTGGAGAAATGGGCATATCATTGCCTGAAGAGATTGAAGAAATTACCTGGATGGAATCGTCGAAAGCAGAGCAATATGTACATATTACAAACGAAAAGGGGTTGATTAAAAGTAAATCATCAGCCCCTTATTTACTTAGAGGTAGAGTCAGTCATAAGTACTAA
- a CDS encoding VOC family protein → MMQVGSIFIPVTSIKEATKWYEKNLGVKKIDGWEDGAGFYFPNSSTQLALVQVEAPQPTEFIIKGKKKNVYFNFVVEDINSVFDHLHSNGVITTDIEDYGGMKGFEFFDLDNNIFSVVSESIDSPFHIENVKKIQKMNKKRH, encoded by the coding sequence ATGATGCAAGTTGGAAGTATATTTATCCCTGTAACTAGCATTAAGGAAGCGACAAAATGGTATGAAAAGAATTTAGGCGTTAAGAAAATTGACGGATGGGAAGATGGTGCCGGTTTTTATTTTCCAAACAGTTCTACTCAATTGGCCCTTGTTCAAGTTGAAGCTCCACAACCAACTGAATTTATCATTAAAGGGAAGAAAAAAAATGTCTATTTTAATTTTGTAGTTGAAGATATTAATTCAGTTTTTGACCATCTTCATAGTAATGGTGTTATAACTACAGACATTGAAGATTATGGAGGAATGAAAGGTTTTGAGTTCTTTGATTTAGATAATAATATATTTAGTGTTGTTAGTGAAAGTATTGACTCACCTTTTCATATTGAAAACGTTAAAAAGATTCAGAAGATGAACAAAAAAAGACATTAA
- a CDS encoding RNA polymerase sigma factor: MVFDNLALTITKLNKYCLKLTGSTWMAEDLVQETLLKVYRLRDSEPNREITYAFLYTVAKNLFIDENRKKRDLFYFNEEIHNQTNDFLEYDILIESLLVYLPLKQAMLITLKDVFGYTIKELSSMLRISNESIKTALHRSRKRLQSSPKSNAGVNVQNHQIIVGLSSAIKEANANKIFFYYRLLEARNFKVRRSSSQSVCHVIDPDGNILELLSSP, from the coding sequence GTGGTATTTGACAATTTAGCATTAACTATCACAAAACTAAATAAATACTGTTTGAAACTAACAGGTTCAACATGGATGGCAGAAGACCTTGTTCAAGAGACTTTATTAAAGGTTTATAGGTTGAGAGACTCAGAGCCTAACCGAGAAATTACATACGCTTTTCTTTATACTGTGGCTAAAAACCTTTTTATAGATGAAAATAGAAAAAAAAGAGACTTATTTTATTTCAATGAAGAGATTCATAATCAGACGAATGATTTTTTAGAATACGATATCTTAATTGAATCATTACTTGTATATTTACCGTTAAAACAAGCTATGCTTATAACGCTTAAAGACGTGTTTGGTTATACGATAAAAGAACTAAGCTCAATGCTTCGCATAAGTAACGAATCTATAAAAACAGCGTTACATAGGTCAAGAAAGAGACTACAATCATCTCCAAAATCTAATGCAGGTGTTAATGTTCAAAACCATCAAATCATTGTTGGGCTCTCTAGTGCAATAAAGGAGGCCAATGCTAATAAGATATTTTTTTATTACAGATTACTTGAAGCCCGTAACTTTAAAGTAAGGAGAAGTAGTAGTCAGTCTGTATGTCATGTGATTGATCCTGATGGAAATATACTCGAGCTGCTATCTTCGCCATGA
- a CDS encoding RNA polymerase sigma factor — translation MEEELKWVEEVINGNKQVYAHIINKYKNSLFATILRMTKNPQDAQDLVQEAFIKVYHQLHKYDSQGSFSSWMYRVAINHCMDEFRKKRYKMKQVEINEGDLLNMNDPEVIFLKKEKQRQLERLIETLQEDERMVILLRYVNELSYNEISELVDLPLSTVRNKLHRAKSKMRRTVKQGGDYFYELSNDR, via the coding sequence ATGGAAGAAGAACTGAAATGGGTAGAAGAAGTGATAAATGGCAATAAACAAGTCTACGCACACATTATTAATAAATATAAAAATTCGTTATTTGCAACGATTCTACGGATGACAAAAAATCCACAAGACGCACAAGACTTAGTGCAGGAGGCATTTATCAAGGTGTATCATCAGTTGCATAAATATGACAGCCAAGGTTCGTTTTCTAGCTGGATGTATCGAGTGGCTATTAACCACTGTATGGACGAATTTCGGAAGAAGCGTTATAAGATGAAGCAGGTTGAAATCAACGAAGGAGATCTATTAAACATGAATGACCCTGAAGTCATTTTCTTGAAAAAAGAGAAACAAAGGCAGCTTGAACGCTTAATCGAAACGTTACAAGAAGATGAGCGTATGGTTATTTTGTTACGGTATGTAAATGAACTCAGCTATAACGAAATAAGTGAACTGGTAGACTTGCCTTTATCAACTGTTCGAAATAAACTTCATCGGGCAAAGAGCAAGATGAGACGTACTGTAAAACAAGGAGGGGATTACTTCTATGAATTGTCCAACGACAGATAA
- a CDS encoding DUF4179 domain-containing protein — MNCPTTDKLSQYVDQLLLIQEHNKIQYHLKDCVHCQHVVNTFQDEQRFIKETLQTPTLPDQFASTVLDQLEPYKQKVTRKKRSIKKRVMLTVAGVILTLSLSAVLQPSFAQLIGGLFSTNQVDDGLRMASEAGVGERVNLEVTDQNITFKVEDVIADPSRLAISYQLMNEHGKVIDYDIDWSVHPKDMDNDISAIIQNGKIIPMEQKSWMKREDDYGFIEFPLREYEELGEVFTLIFNISDINGVKGNWQLDVPVDLTKSLQLTHTLPLDDVGTTYNGVMITMKEIRYAPSSYELMYETSFTEEELAKVEENIQKFEEQYGKDISSNLALYGSDINYHLENEERKNIYENDPTYHAAIFQDNSIDSNFYSLGTSSEDLALLGHNAWSTFFTPLGEYEKLTFVVDGVAKTVPSDFSITINPKELKKNPVSFEYEGNYMTITIAKKRNEYSLRKDIIPIEIESNFTIEMEGGKDELASEFVNWIIEDDNGNVYPTFDTKSILNKKDKNDRYKTTIDIRAYDIKEIPEELTLHLLSVKRFYELDKQWQVPLYQIEE, encoded by the coding sequence ATGAATTGTCCAACGACAGATAAACTTTCTCAGTATGTAGATCAATTACTCCTGATACAAGAACACAATAAAATTCAATATCATTTAAAAGATTGTGTGCATTGTCAGCATGTCGTAAATACTTTTCAAGATGAGCAAAGATTTATAAAGGAAACATTACAAACACCTACACTACCTGATCAATTTGCTTCCACCGTTCTAGATCAGTTAGAGCCATACAAACAGAAGGTTACTCGCAAGAAGAGGTCGATTAAAAAAAGAGTCATGCTCACTGTAGCAGGCGTCATTTTAACTTTAAGCTTAAGCGCGGTATTACAGCCTAGCTTTGCTCAATTGATTGGAGGCCTGTTTTCTACAAATCAAGTGGATGATGGCTTAAGAATGGCGTCCGAAGCTGGTGTCGGTGAAAGAGTAAATCTTGAAGTTACTGATCAAAATATAACATTTAAAGTTGAAGATGTCATTGCAGATCCTTCTCGTCTAGCTATATCATATCAGTTGATGAATGAGCATGGAAAAGTTATTGATTATGACATTGACTGGTCTGTCCATCCTAAGGACATGGACAATGACATTTCAGCAATCATTCAAAATGGCAAAATTATTCCTATGGAACAGAAGAGTTGGATGAAGCGTGAAGATGATTATGGGTTTATTGAATTCCCTCTAAGAGAATACGAGGAATTAGGAGAGGTGTTTACGTTAATATTTAACATATCAGATATCAATGGCGTAAAAGGCAATTGGCAGCTAGATGTTCCAGTGGACTTAACAAAGAGTCTACAATTAACTCATACATTACCCTTAGATGATGTAGGTACTACCTATAATGGAGTGATGATCACCATGAAGGAAATACGCTATGCTCCATCATCCTATGAACTAATGTATGAAACATCTTTTACAGAGGAAGAATTAGCAAAGGTTGAAGAAAATATACAAAAGTTTGAAGAGCAGTATGGTAAAGACATAAGTAGTAATTTAGCACTATATGGGTCTGATATTAATTATCATTTGGAAAATGAAGAACGTAAAAACATATATGAAAATGATCCTACCTATCATGCCGCAATCTTCCAAGATAATTCCATAGATTCTAATTTTTATAGTCTAGGTACTTCTAGCGAAGATTTAGCATTGCTTGGGCATAATGCATGGAGTACGTTTTTCACCCCATTAGGTGAGTATGAAAAACTGACTTTTGTGGTTGACGGCGTGGCAAAAACAGTTCCTTCAGATTTTTCTATCACAATTAATCCTAAAGAATTAAAGAAAAATCCAGTTTCATTTGAATATGAAGGAAACTATATGACAATTACAATAGCAAAAAAACGTAATGAATATTCTTTGCGAAAAGATATTATTCCTATTGAAATAGAGTCCAACTTCACTATTGAAATGGAAGGAGGCAAGGATGAGTTAGCGTCTGAGTTCGTTAATTGGATAATAGAAGATGATAACGGCAATGTATATCCTACATTCGATACAAAATCAATTCTCAATAAAAAAGATAAAAATGATCGATATAAAACGACAATTGACATTCGAGCGTACGATATAAAGGAGATTCCAGAAGAATTAACATTACACTTACTTTCGGTTAAACGCTTTTATGAATTGGATAAACAATGGCAGGTTCCTCTTTATCAAATTGAAGAATGA
- a CDS encoding GNAT family N-acetyltransferase yields the protein MIIYSGTPQLETDRLILGKFELTDTQDAFTNWLSDEKVSDNRISPAHKNVSQTVERITKIVSDYENENCCYWAIKLKSNRDLIGEIDLYNFDHATENCEISYSLGYKWWNQGYGTEALRAVVEFGFRYMNIHKISGAHNIDNPASGRIMKKVGMVQEGVIRHMIRNSKKQYKDCAVWGILLEDYLQQNESEKNYIVNME from the coding sequence ATGATTATTTATTCAGGAACGCCACAACTAGAAACAGACAGATTAATCCTTGGAAAGTTTGAACTCACAGATACACAGGATGCTTTTACTAATTGGCTTTCTGACGAAAAAGTAAGTGACAATCGGATAAGTCCTGCACATAAGAATGTTTCACAAACCGTTGAGCGAATAACTAAGATTGTATCAGATTATGAGAATGAAAACTGTTGTTACTGGGCTATTAAACTAAAATCCAATAGAGATTTAATTGGAGAAATAGACTTATATAATTTTGATCATGCAACTGAAAATTGTGAAATAAGTTATTCGCTAGGTTACAAATGGTGGAATCAGGGTTATGGGACTGAAGCGTTACGAGCGGTTGTAGAGTTTGGCTTTAGGTATATGAACATTCATAAAATTTCTGGAGCACATAACATAGACAATCCTGCTTCTGGTAGGATTATGAAGAAAGTCGGTATGGTACAAGAAGGAGTAATTAGACATATGATACGCAATTCAAAAAAACAATACAAGGACTGTGCTGTATGGGGAATTCTACTAGAAGATTATTTGCAACAGAATGAAAGCGAAAAAAACTATATTGTTAACATGGAATAA
- a CDS encoding GNAT family N-acetyltransferase → MTYIVKINPAISRYEVPDLREVLGWDRRDNDYPTLFERCNFWAGVRDEKEKLIAFGYISGMGLQHGYMEDILVHPDYQCQGIGVALVRELLRESERFGLGIITLTHDQKYLNFYRNCGFTHCSGGVWVRK, encoded by the coding sequence GTGACATACATAGTAAAGATTAACCCTGCTATATCTAGGTATGAAGTACCGGATTTAAGAGAGGTTTTAGGGTGGGATAGACGTGATAACGATTATCCTACCCTATTTGAACGTTGTAATTTTTGGGCTGGTGTTCGTGATGAAAAAGAAAAACTTATTGCTTTTGGTTATATTTCAGGTATGGGCTTACAACATGGATATATGGAAGATATACTCGTACATCCTGACTATCAATGTCAGGGTATTGGTGTAGCTCTAGTAAGAGAATTATTGAGAGAGTCAGAAAGGTTTGGCTTGGGAATCATCACTTTAACACATGATCAAAAGTATTTGAATTTTTATAGGAATTGTGGATTTACTCATTGTTCGGGTGGGGTATGGGTAAGGAAATAG